The following proteins are encoded in a genomic region of Stutzerimonas balearica DSM 6083:
- a CDS encoding FAD/NAD(P)-binding protein produces the protein MIDLTPRPLRLLEAYADGEAARHFTFAFEPRRDEPRGRPGQFFMLALPGVGEAAFTYVSTPDANGRFSALIRRTGSLTAALFALEAGAVLGYRGPFGRPWPELPATGRVLAVAGGCGLAPLAGLLEQAPERLALVYAARSRAHQVLGRERERWRARLRLIETLDQGEAGLPGGNPLTVVRQWLGEGEAPALVLSCGPEALMLAVARCCLEAGMAADRVWLSLERRMHCGVGLCGHCYIGASYACLDGPTYRYDDYLQLLAASGQVAAAALPPQPC, from the coding sequence ATGATCGACCTGACGCCCAGGCCGCTGCGCCTGCTCGAGGCCTATGCCGACGGTGAGGCCGCGCGGCATTTCACCTTTGCCTTCGAGCCCCGGCGGGACGAGCCGAGGGGGCGCCCCGGGCAATTCTTCATGCTCGCTCTGCCCGGTGTTGGCGAGGCCGCCTTTACCTATGTCAGCACACCCGATGCGAACGGCCGCTTCAGCGCGCTGATCCGCCGGACCGGCAGCCTCACCGCGGCGCTGTTCGCCCTCGAGGCGGGCGCGGTGCTCGGCTATCGCGGCCCGTTCGGCCGCCCCTGGCCCGAGCTACCGGCGACCGGACGTGTTCTGGCGGTTGCTGGCGGCTGCGGGCTGGCGCCCTTGGCCGGCTTGCTCGAACAGGCCCCGGAGCGGCTGGCGCTGGTCTACGCCGCCCGCAGTCGGGCCCACCAGGTGCTCGGGCGCGAGCGCGAGCGGTGGCGGGCGCGATTGCGGCTGATCGAGACGCTCGACCAGGGCGAAGCCGGCCTGCCGGGCGGCAACCCGCTCACCGTCGTGCGCCAGTGGCTGGGCGAAGGCGAGGCGCCGGCCCTGGTGCTCAGCTGCGGGCCCGAGGCGCTGATGCTGGCGGTGGCGCGCTGCTGCCTGGAAGCCGGCATGGCGGCGGACCGGGTGTGGTTGTCGCTGGAGCGCCGCATGCACTGCGGCGTCGGGCTCTGTGGGCACTGCTACATCGGTGCGAGCTACGCCTGCCTCGACGGGCCGACCTATCGCTACGACGACTACCTGCAACTGCTCGCGGCCAGCGGTCAGGTCGCGGCGGCAGCCCTGCCACCGCAGCCGTGCTGA